From a single Bacteroidales bacterium genomic region:
- the porU gene encoding type IX secretion system sortase PorU, whose amino-acid sequence MLKKVILLSILIVLSVVRFTQAQDYDRHLQWKAIDPAILTFSQNASGLYFEDCIIDEENGLPLFASRFTVSGNFKHYEAIISNAVFEPLTAEEVSAIPSFFEPGPEVALLKQEISYIRKEPHVYVTLLPFRRNAITGNIEKLVSFHLEFLGSGIREMKSTHEYASQSVLATGDWLKISTTEKGIHKITFQELTAAGFNLQDIHPDRIRLYGNGGAMLNEQNDLPRTDDLREVAIEFVSANSEVFATDDFLLFYAPSPHRWRPLTTGGSLRFEFSKNAYADTSYYFITIAEPQGKRIQNLQSLTQPATHQVTTFHDYGIYKPDAVNLAKVGRQWFGDKITGGSDPLQLPSFSFPYIDSTYRVLVRGRFAVKATEMSRVRIHVNDNGFLGSLVAVPSAHVYANIAPITATFYTSNPDFNVSVEYVNSNSSASAWIDFVELNLRRRLVYTGGQFSFRDLTAIGEFYVSNFRLENPAEDIQIWEVTDVGEPARIEHTITEDTLEFRLSTEVLREFLAFRTEDALRVHGLQAIQNQNLHAVESHDLIIVSPLEFLPEAEHYAQLRRSGSNISVKVVPIEQIFNEFASGSPDPTAIRDFMKMLYDREIGGNEPSYLLLFGDGSYDPKNRLSNNMNFIPTYQSDESLRLDATYVTDDYYGLLDDGEGLGAAGSLDIGIGRFPINSIEQAAILHNKVEYYLLNKEKTHMPWRNSVSLIAHDEDNDVHLDQAEQLASYLDTTHTVFSLDKIYLDAYQRVYVPSGYRYPDVSLAINERVSEGALLINYIGHGGETGWAHSKVLTISDINAWQNLDNMPVFLTATCSFGRFDNPELVSAGEMVVLNADGGGIALFTTSRLAYSSYNFKLNKSFTRFFFDRTNGNISSLGEILMKAKNDNANNLYIRNFVLLGDPSLKPAIPANNVITTSVNGVQIEESTAVLGMSEVTISGHVADNQMNKMTGFNGLLYPVVYDKSMQYYTNANHSSSTPKPFSLQNSVLYKGKVSIVNGDFSFSFVVPRDVNPLMGNGKISYYATNGQTDANGYLDEFEIGGLDPQANDDVGPLIEMYMNTTDFSSGDPTGANPLLLANLSDESGINYFELGIGHEIVAFLNEDTQNPILLDRYFEPDMDTYKSGSIQYRFLNLPDGRHTLRLKAFDLNNNSSEATIEFVVNTSMELATGDMDNYPNPFSSGTWFRFKHNYYDQIVNVAIDIVDITGQQVKSIGPLNVPSSNSAITPIYWDGTSENGRFLTSGVYIYTVKTQTLNGKSSTMQGKLMIVR is encoded by the coding sequence ATGTTGAAAAAAGTTATACTCCTCTCAATTTTGATTGTCTTATCGGTAGTCCGGTTCACACAAGCCCAGGACTATGACCGCCATTTGCAATGGAAGGCAATTGATCCGGCAATACTTACTTTCTCCCAAAATGCAAGCGGGCTTTATTTCGAAGATTGCATCATTGACGAAGAAAATGGACTGCCGCTGTTCGCCTCCCGATTTACTGTTTCGGGTAATTTCAAACATTACGAGGCAATCATCAGCAACGCTGTTTTCGAGCCACTTACTGCAGAGGAGGTTTCTGCAATCCCTTCGTTTTTTGAACCCGGCCCCGAAGTGGCGCTCTTAAAACAAGAGATTTCTTATATCCGTAAAGAACCGCATGTATATGTAACCTTGCTGCCATTCAGGCGAAATGCTATTACCGGAAATATTGAAAAACTCGTTTCGTTCCACCTGGAGTTTTTAGGATCGGGCATCAGGGAAATGAAATCAACCCACGAATACGCAAGCCAATCGGTACTTGCAACTGGCGACTGGCTTAAAATAAGCACCACCGAAAAAGGAATTCATAAGATCACTTTTCAGGAATTGACTGCAGCCGGATTCAACCTGCAGGACATTCACCCCGATCGGATCAGGCTATATGGCAACGGCGGGGCCATGCTCAACGAACAAAATGATCTTCCACGCACTGATGACCTGCGGGAAGTTGCCATTGAATTTGTTTCAGCAAATTCAGAAGTTTTTGCCACTGACGACTTTCTGTTATTTTATGCCCCATCGCCTCACCGGTGGAGACCGCTCACAACGGGTGGCAGTCTTCGCTTTGAGTTCAGCAAAAACGCTTACGCTGACACTTCCTATTACTTTATTACAATTGCAGAACCACAAGGTAAAAGGATCCAGAATTTGCAGTCGTTGACACAGCCGGCCACACACCAGGTTACAACTTTTCATGATTATGGGATTTACAAGCCCGATGCTGTAAACCTCGCAAAAGTAGGCCGTCAGTGGTTCGGCGACAAAATTACGGGAGGTTCTGACCCACTGCAACTCCCTTCTTTCAGTTTTCCTTATATTGATTCAACATACCGTGTACTTGTCAGGGGCCGGTTCGCAGTAAAAGCGACAGAAATGAGCCGTGTCCGGATTCATGTGAACGACAACGGGTTTTTAGGATCCCTGGTTGCTGTGCCCAGTGCGCATGTGTATGCCAATATAGCGCCCATCACAGCTACCTTTTACACCAGCAATCCTGATTTTAATGTTTCCGTTGAGTATGTCAACTCCAATTCATCTGCCTCAGCCTGGATTGACTTTGTTGAGTTAAACCTTCGCCGCCGCCTGGTTTATACCGGTGGCCAGTTTTCTTTCCGCGATTTAACGGCAATCGGCGAATTTTATGTAAGCAATTTCAGGCTTGAGAACCCTGCAGAAGATATTCAAATATGGGAAGTTACTGATGTTGGCGAACCGGCACGGATTGAACATACAATCACTGAAGATACACTTGAATTCAGGCTCTCGACGGAAGTATTGCGTGAATTCCTTGCTTTCCGAACCGAAGATGCACTCCGGGTTCATGGCCTTCAGGCAATTCAGAACCAAAATCTTCATGCCGTTGAAAGCCACGATTTGATCATTGTCAGCCCCTTGGAATTTCTTCCTGAAGCCGAACACTATGCACAACTCAGGCGGTCGGGTTCAAACATTTCAGTCAAAGTGGTTCCCATTGAACAAATTTTTAATGAATTTGCATCCGGAAGCCCTGACCCTACGGCGATCAGGGATTTTATGAAAATGCTTTACGACCGCGAAATCGGTGGCAACGAACCGTCGTACCTGCTTTTATTTGGCGATGGTTCTTACGACCCGAAAAACAGGCTCAGCAACAATATGAACTTTATACCTACTTACCAATCTGATGAATCATTACGGCTTGATGCTACTTACGTTACTGACGATTATTATGGTTTGCTGGACGACGGTGAGGGTTTGGGAGCTGCCGGTAGCCTGGATATAGGTATCGGACGCTTCCCTATTAATTCAATTGAGCAGGCTGCAATTCTGCATAACAAAGTGGAGTATTACCTGTTGAACAAGGAAAAGACCCACATGCCCTGGAGAAATTCCGTTTCACTTATCGCGCACGATGAAGATAATGATGTGCATCTTGACCAGGCCGAGCAACTTGCCAGCTATCTCGACACCACCCACACGGTTTTTTCGCTCGATAAAATCTATCTTGATGCCTACCAGCGGGTTTACGTTCCAAGCGGCTACCGTTATCCTGATGTGAGTCTGGCTATCAACGAAAGGGTAAGTGAAGGCGCACTTTTGATAAATTATATCGGGCACGGAGGCGAAACCGGTTGGGCGCATTCCAAGGTGCTTACTATCTCGGATATCAATGCCTGGCAAAATCTTGACAACATGCCTGTGTTCCTTACTGCCACCTGTTCCTTCGGTCGCTTTGATAATCCCGAACTCGTTTCTGCCGGCGAAATGGTAGTGCTGAACGCCGATGGCGGTGGCATTGCCTTGTTCACAACTTCCCGGCTGGCTTATAGTTCATATAACTTCAAGCTCAACAAAAGTTTTACACGTTTCTTTTTTGACCGAACCAACGGAAATATTTCTTCGCTCGGAGAAATTCTCATGAAAGCAAAAAACGATAATGCAAATAACCTTTACATCAGGAATTTTGTTTTATTAGGCGATCCCTCGCTTAAGCCCGCTATTCCTGCAAACAATGTAATTACAACCTCGGTAAATGGTGTCCAAATTGAAGAAAGTACTGCAGTGCTCGGTATGTCCGAAGTGACGATAAGCGGTCATGTTGCCGATAATCAGATGAACAAAATGACTGGCTTTAACGGATTGCTTTATCCGGTTGTATACGACAAATCAATGCAATACTATACAAATGCCAATCACAGTTCCAGTACACCTAAACCTTTCAGCCTGCAAAATTCGGTACTGTACAAAGGAAAGGTTTCAATTGTTAACGGCGATTTCTCTTTCAGTTTTGTAGTTCCACGTGATGTGAACCCCTTGATGGGCAATGGCAAAATCTCTTATTATGCCACCAATGGCCAAACGGACGCCAACGGATATTTGGACGAGTTTGAGATTGGTGGCCTCGATCCGCAGGCAAATGATGATGTTGGGCCGCTTATTGAAATGTACATGAATACTACCGATTTCAGTTCCGGCGATCCAACAGGCGCTAATCCGCTCTTGCTTGCAAACCTCTCCGACGAAAGTGGAATTAATTATTTTGAACTTGGCATCGGACATGAAATTGTTGCTTTTCTTAACGAGGACACCCAAAACCCGATTTTGCTCGACCGCTATTTTGAACCAGATATGGATACTTATAAAAGCGGCAGCATCCAATATCGCTTCCTGAATCTGCCCGATGGCAGGCATACCCTTCGCCTCAAGGCATTTGATCTGAACAATAACTCTTCAGAAGCTACTATTGAATTTGTTGTCAATACATCCATGGAACTGGCCACAGGCGACATGGATAATTATCCAAATCCTTTTTCGTCAGGTACCTGGTTTCGGTTCAAACACAATTACTACGACCAGATTGTGAATGTTGCTATTGATATTGTTGATATTACAGGACAACAAGTGAAAAGTATCGGGCCTTTGAATGTTCCATCATCAAATTCCGCCATTACTCCCATATACTGGGATGGAA